The following proteins come from a genomic window of Sphaerisporangium rubeum:
- a CDS encoding AfsR/SARP family transcriptional regulator has product MELRLLGPVEVWNGERQVPLGGGKPRALLAALLLDAGRVVTVERLMEAIWQEDPPVTARGVLQTYVASLRRAFTAAGLPAIIVSHRVGYAAEVPHDALDRCVFERLVEDGRRAARGGDHAGAARSLREALALWRGPALGGIDDACLRSEVARLEELRLTVVEERVAADLAAGRAEGLVDELTELVAAHPARERLRRDLMVALYRSGRQTDALAVYQQSRRVLVEELGIEPGPELQAVHEAVLRSDPALLGPARPAPPRQLPPPPPDFTARDEEIAELAGRLGKPDARPVCVIFGPGGVGKSALALSAAHELADLYPDGQLHVELRGTSEAPATPLEVLGRLLRELEPGASPPATPEECAARYRTLLADRRKLVVLDDAATERQVRPLLPGARGCGVIVTSRNRLSGLAGATVLDLGLLPDAAATRLLARVAGPERVAAEPQAAERIVRQCGGLPLALRIAGARLASRRQWSVARLADRLADEQRRLDELAVGDQEVRAGIALSYDMLPGQAKTALRRLGLLGLPYFPVWVAATAMETGLDEAERVLDHLVDTSLASVVDIDAAGRTRYRLHDLIRLFARERAHAEEERAGREAVVRRVLGGWLWLVERLSEAVPTGAIPMRATPGLARPVDAEVLRVALADPHGWLRGEEEALIVAVELAAALDLDDIAVELAAALSSVAFEGSQYVFDNPFAAWHRTHEAALAVARRTDNALGEATLLAGLGHLYYERDQYSESREYLSQALSLFRTARDARGEAATLAALGAACREQGYLPEALHFLNRAGLLWADLADPAALAHVRRLAGSVHLERGDYAAARAELTGALSLYQAEGNRRGEGLTLRTLSMYHRARGELTRSAELCERALAIFRELGDRLLEAYCMRSLGKTLTRLGRHDAARGELTGSLAVTRSLHDRWGEACSLRTLGELDLAEGRLYQAKERLTEALALWETLRAALFRARTQRDLARVHEALGDDDAAKKIMAEALETFRLHEAREFTELGG; this is encoded by the coding sequence ATGGAGTTACGGCTCCTTGGTCCGGTCGAGGTGTGGAACGGTGAGCGGCAGGTGCCGCTCGGGGGTGGGAAGCCGCGCGCGCTGCTCGCGGCGTTGTTGCTCGACGCGGGACGGGTGGTGACCGTCGAGCGGCTGATGGAGGCGATCTGGCAGGAGGACCCCCCGGTGACGGCACGCGGGGTGCTGCAGACGTACGTCGCCTCGCTGCGGCGCGCGTTCACCGCGGCGGGACTGCCGGCGATCATCGTGTCGCACCGGGTGGGGTACGCCGCCGAGGTGCCGCACGACGCGCTCGACAGATGCGTCTTCGAGCGGCTCGTCGAGGACGGACGGCGCGCGGCGCGCGGCGGGGACCACGCCGGAGCGGCGCGATCGTTACGGGAGGCCCTGGCGCTGTGGCGGGGGCCGGCCCTCGGGGGGATCGACGACGCGTGCCTGCGTTCGGAGGTGGCGCGGCTGGAGGAGCTGCGGCTGACGGTGGTCGAGGAGCGCGTCGCGGCGGACCTCGCGGCGGGACGGGCCGAGGGCCTGGTGGACGAGCTGACCGAGCTGGTCGCGGCGCATCCGGCGCGTGAGCGGCTGAGGCGCGACCTCATGGTGGCCCTGTACCGGTCCGGCAGGCAGACCGACGCGCTGGCCGTCTACCAGCAGAGCAGGCGGGTCCTGGTCGAGGAGCTCGGCATCGAGCCGGGGCCGGAGTTACAGGCGGTGCACGAGGCCGTGCTGCGGTCGGACCCCGCGCTGCTCGGCCCGGCGAGGCCCGCCCCGCCTCGGCAGCTCCCTCCCCCGCCGCCTGACTTCACGGCGCGCGACGAGGAGATCGCCGAGCTCGCCGGCCGGCTCGGCAAGCCGGACGCGCGGCCGGTCTGCGTGATCTTCGGGCCGGGTGGCGTCGGCAAGTCGGCCCTGGCGCTGAGCGCCGCGCACGAGCTCGCGGACCTGTACCCCGACGGCCAGCTCCACGTCGAGCTGCGCGGCACCTCCGAGGCACCCGCCACCCCGCTTGAGGTCCTCGGCCGGCTGCTGAGGGAACTGGAGCCCGGCGCGTCGCCGCCGGCCACGCCGGAGGAGTGCGCCGCGCGGTACCGCACGCTGCTCGCCGACCGGCGCAAGCTGGTCGTGCTCGACGACGCCGCCACCGAACGGCAGGTGCGGCCGCTGCTGCCAGGCGCGCGCGGCTGCGGCGTGATCGTGACCTCACGCAACCGGCTGTCGGGCCTCGCCGGCGCCACGGTGCTCGACCTCGGCCTGCTGCCGGACGCCGCCGCCACACGGCTGCTCGCGCGGGTCGCGGGGCCCGAGCGCGTCGCGGCCGAGCCGCAGGCGGCCGAGCGGATCGTGCGGCAGTGCGGCGGCCTGCCGCTGGCGCTGCGCATCGCCGGCGCGCGGCTGGCGTCCCGCAGGCAGTGGTCGGTGGCACGGCTGGCCGACCGGCTGGCCGACGAGCAGCGCAGGCTGGACGAGCTGGCCGTCGGCGACCAGGAGGTGCGGGCCGGCATCGCGCTCAGCTACGACATGCTGCCGGGCCAGGCGAAGACCGCGCTGCGGCGCCTCGGCCTGCTCGGCCTGCCGTACTTCCCGGTGTGGGTGGCGGCGACGGCCATGGAGACCGGCCTGGACGAGGCCGAGCGGGTGCTGGACCACCTGGTGGACACCTCGCTGGCGAGCGTCGTGGACATCGACGCGGCGGGACGCACGCGGTACCGGCTGCACGACCTGATCCGGTTGTTCGCCAGGGAACGCGCGCACGCCGAGGAGGAGCGGGCCGGCCGTGAGGCGGTGGTGCGCCGTGTGCTCGGCGGGTGGCTGTGGCTGGTGGAGCGGCTGAGTGAGGCCGTGCCGACCGGCGCGATCCCGATGCGCGCCACGCCGGGTCTCGCGCGGCCGGTGGACGCCGAGGTGCTGCGGGTGGCGCTCGCCGACCCGCACGGCTGGCTGCGCGGCGAGGAGGAGGCGCTGATCGTCGCGGTGGAGCTGGCGGCGGCGCTGGACCTGGACGACATCGCGGTGGAGCTGGCCGCGGCGTTGTCGTCGGTGGCGTTCGAAGGCAGCCAGTACGTCTTCGACAACCCGTTCGCGGCGTGGCACCGCACCCACGAGGCTGCGCTGGCGGTGGCGCGGCGCACCGACAACGCGCTCGGTGAGGCGACGCTGCTCGCGGGGCTCGGTCACCTGTACTACGAGCGCGACCAGTACTCGGAGTCCCGCGAGTACCTGAGCCAGGCGTTGTCGCTGTTCCGCACCGCGCGGGACGCCAGAGGCGAGGCCGCGACGCTCGCCGCGCTCGGCGCCGCGTGCCGCGAGCAGGGGTACCTGCCGGAGGCGCTGCACTTCCTGAACCGCGCCGGCCTGCTGTGGGCCGATCTCGCCGACCCCGCGGCGCTCGCGCACGTCAGGCGGCTCGCCGGCAGTGTGCACCTGGAACGCGGCGACTACGCGGCGGCGCGTGCGGAGCTGACCGGCGCGCTGTCGCTGTACCAGGCCGAGGGGAACCGCCGCGGCGAGGGCCTGACGCTGCGCACCCTGTCGATGTACCACCGCGCGAGAGGCGAGCTGACGCGCTCGGCGGAGCTGTGCGAACGCGCGCTGGCGATCTTCCGGGAGCTCGGTGACCGGCTGCTTGAGGCGTACTGCATGCGGTCCCTCGGCAAGACCCTGACGCGGCTCGGCCGCCACGACGCGGCGCGCGGCGAACTGACCGGGTCGCTCGCCGTGACCCGATCGCTGCACGACCGGTGGGGAGAGGCCTGCTCGCTGCGCACGCTCGGCGAGCTCGATCTCGCCGAGGGACGGCTCTACCAGGCCAAGGAGCGCCTCACCGAGGCGCTGGCGCTGTGGGAGACGCTGCGCGCCGCGCTGTTCCGCGCACGCACCCAGCGCGACCTGGCCCGCGTGCACGAGGCGCTCGGGGACGACGACGCCGCCAAGAAGATCATGGCGGAGGCGCTGGAGACCTTCCGGCTGCACGAGGCACGGGAATTCACCGAACTCGGCGGCTGA
- a CDS encoding M15 family metallopeptidase yields MSEIVLLSDPRIHAVPVKECGEPLVDLRAMEVVRVDERLADPEGLFAHVRLSVADRLVAAQTQLPRELRLLVVEGFRPAALQRSYFEESVAAHLAEHPGWDGHQAYLEASRYVSPPEVAPHVSGGAVDLTLCTASGVELPMGTQVNATPPESDEACHTAYPGISPEARRNRDTLGAVLTALGFVNYPTEWWHWSYGDRYWAFVTGARSAKYGMSDGPPAS; encoded by the coding sequence ATGTCGGAGATCGTGCTCCTGTCGGATCCGCGTATCCACGCGGTGCCGGTGAAGGAGTGCGGCGAGCCCCTGGTGGATCTGCGCGCCATGGAGGTCGTACGGGTCGACGAGCGGCTCGCCGATCCCGAGGGCCTGTTCGCGCACGTACGCCTGAGCGTGGCCGACCGGCTGGTCGCCGCGCAGACGCAGTTGCCGCGCGAGCTCCGCCTGCTGGTCGTCGAGGGTTTCCGGCCCGCCGCGCTGCAACGGAGCTACTTCGAGGAGTCCGTCGCGGCGCACCTGGCCGAGCACCCCGGCTGGGACGGCCACCAGGCGTACCTGGAGGCCAGCCGCTACGTCTCGCCACCGGAGGTGGCGCCGCACGTGTCCGGCGGCGCGGTGGACCTGACGCTGTGCACCGCGTCCGGCGTGGAACTGCCGATGGGGACGCAGGTCAACGCCACCCCGCCGGAGAGCGACGAGGCGTGCCACACGGCGTACCCCGGCATCTCCCCTGAGGCGCGGCGCAACCGCGACACCCTCGGCGCCGTGCTCACGGCCCTCGGTTTCGTCAACTACCCCACCGAGTGGTGGCACTGGTCGTACGGCGACCGCTACTGGGCCTTCGTCACCGGGGCCCGCTCCGCCAAGTACGGCATGAGCGACGGTCCCCCGGCCTCCTGA
- a CDS encoding nitroreductase/quinone reductase family protein, giving the protein MPIDFNESVIEEFRANAGRVGGPFTDARLILLTTTGARSGAPHTTPVGYLPDGERILVIASAGGAPRHPAWYHNLVANPVVTVETGLFTYEAHATVLTGEERDEIFARAAEADPGWAAYQAKTSRVLPVVALRQAFAGPPTASSWGEALKRIHETFRRELDLVRAEVARSGPVLGAQLRVNCLTVCQGLHMHHTGEDRGMFAALARQHPELAPTMARLHEEHERVAVILGELRKTLDGGDTATLLTDVDRLIAELEAHLAYEEDQLIPILDAR; this is encoded by the coding sequence ATGCCGATCGATTTCAACGAGTCTGTCATCGAGGAGTTCCGCGCCAACGCGGGACGGGTCGGCGGGCCGTTCACGGACGCGCGCCTGATCCTGCTCACCACCACCGGCGCGCGTTCCGGAGCCCCGCACACCACCCCCGTCGGCTACCTGCCGGACGGTGAGCGCATCCTCGTCATCGCCTCCGCCGGCGGCGCACCCCGCCACCCCGCCTGGTACCACAACCTCGTGGCGAACCCGGTCGTCACCGTGGAGACCGGCCTTTTCACCTACGAGGCCCACGCCACCGTCCTCACCGGCGAGGAACGCGACGAGATCTTCGCGCGCGCCGCCGAGGCCGACCCAGGCTGGGCCGCCTACCAGGCCAAGACGTCCCGCGTCCTGCCGGTCGTCGCGCTCCGCCAGGCCTTCGCCGGTCCTCCTACGGCCTCGTCGTGGGGGGAGGCGCTCAAGCGGATCCACGAGACATTCCGCCGTGAGCTCGATCTGGTCCGCGCCGAGGTCGCGCGCTCAGGCCCGGTGCTCGGCGCGCAGCTGCGCGTGAACTGCCTCACCGTCTGCCAGGGCCTGCACATGCACCACACCGGCGAGGACAGAGGCATGTTCGCCGCGCTCGCGCGGCAGCACCCCGAGCTGGCCCCCACCATGGCCCGCCTGCACGAGGAACACGAGCGGGTCGCCGTCATCCTCGGCGAACTCCGCAAGACCCTCGACGGCGGTGACACGGCCACGCTCCTCACCGACGTGGACCGGCTCATCGCCGAGCTGGAGGCACACCTGGCGTACGAAGAGGACCAGCTCATCCCGATCCTCGACGCACGCTGA
- a CDS encoding class I SAM-dependent methyltransferase: MLDRDRGSLRQTFDEDAELYDRSRPAYPAALYQDLAELTGAGPGCRVLEIGCGTGQATVPLAEMGCEIVAVELGAGMAKVARRNLAGFAGVEVVTAAFEDWPLPEQPFDLVFCATAFHWIDPAVRVEKSAAALRPGGALATVTTHHVLGGTVDFFVAVQDCYERFDPATPPGLRQSPAADIPMDGAEIEKSGRFGAPEFRRHEWDVPYTTAGYVDVLNTYSNHRALPPDARAGLYGCVASLIDGRHGGHVTKRYLAELRVAYRR; encoded by the coding sequence ATGCTCGACCGTGATCGCGGCAGCCTGCGGCAGACCTTCGACGAGGACGCCGAGCTGTACGACCGTTCCCGTCCGGCCTACCCGGCCGCGCTCTACCAGGACCTCGCCGAGCTCACCGGCGCCGGCCCCGGGTGCCGCGTGCTGGAGATCGGCTGCGGCACCGGACAGGCCACGGTGCCGCTCGCCGAGATGGGCTGCGAGATCGTCGCGGTGGAGCTCGGCGCCGGCATGGCCAAGGTGGCGCGCCGCAACCTCGCCGGGTTCGCCGGCGTCGAGGTGGTGACCGCGGCGTTCGAGGACTGGCCGCTGCCGGAACAGCCGTTCGACCTCGTCTTCTGCGCCACCGCGTTCCACTGGATCGACCCGGCCGTCCGCGTGGAGAAGTCCGCCGCGGCCCTGCGTCCCGGCGGCGCGCTCGCCACCGTCACCACCCACCACGTGCTCGGCGGCACGGTCGACTTCTTCGTCGCGGTGCAGGACTGCTACGAGCGGTTCGACCCGGCCACCCCGCCGGGACTGCGGCAGTCCCCGGCGGCGGACATCCCCATGGACGGCGCCGAGATCGAGAAGTCCGGCCGGTTCGGCGCACCGGAGTTCCGCCGCCACGAGTGGGACGTGCCGTACACGACCGCCGGGTACGTCGACGTGCTGAACACCTACTCCAACCACCGCGCGCTGCCGCCGGACGCGCGGGCCGGGCTGTACGGCTGCGTGGCGTCCCTCATCGACGGCCGCCACGGCGGCCACGTCACCAAGCGCTACCTGGCCGAGCTCCGGGTCGCGTACCGCCGGTAA
- a CDS encoding aminotransferase class V-fold PLP-dependent enzyme, whose protein sequence is MVTQQETRVELKDEPPASPLLERIRSGVIGDDAILHGPYGARRIVYADYTASGRSLDFIEDFIRDRVLPCYANTHTESSGTGLQTGRLREEARKAVHEAVGGGPGDLVIFCGSGATAAVNKLIGILELRLPDGLARRYGLLDRIPVRDRPVVFVGPYEHHSNELPWRESIAETVVIGEDRRGQIDLAALRAGLERHAGRPLIGSFSAASNVTGILSDTDAVSALLHEHGALAFWDYAAAGPYVPIRMGPSAPGLRDHKDAIFLSPHKFIGGPQTPGVLVMRRDLVRGGVPAAPGGGTVLFVDPAGHRYLDDPVAREEGGTPAIVESIRAGLVFGLKQAVGTDVIQAREERLWRRALERWARNPAIDILGDRDARRLPIVSLRVRHGEQFLHHNYVVAVLNDLLGVQARGGCSCAGPYGHRLLGIGDARSLEFRTEIARGWEGVKPGWVRVNFNYFISETVCDYLIDAVDLVATAGHRLLPDYRFTPTTGLWRHRDSPATPPASLADLRYDSPAPAAGRAPESALPAQMDQARALLRSRPDTVDPRPPELPAGFERLRWFPLPAACLE, encoded by the coding sequence ATGGTGACTCAGCAGGAAACGCGTGTGGAGCTGAAGGACGAGCCACCGGCGTCGCCGCTGCTTGAGCGGATCAGGTCAGGTGTCATCGGCGACGACGCGATCCTCCACGGTCCGTACGGCGCGCGCCGTATCGTCTACGCCGACTACACCGCGTCCGGCCGCTCCCTCGACTTCATCGAGGACTTCATCCGTGACCGCGTGCTCCCCTGTTACGCCAACACCCACACCGAGAGCTCCGGCACCGGCCTGCAGACGGGACGATTACGCGAAGAGGCCAGGAAGGCCGTGCACGAGGCCGTCGGCGGCGGCCCCGGCGACCTGGTGATCTTCTGCGGGTCCGGCGCGACCGCGGCCGTCAACAAGCTCATCGGCATCCTGGAACTGCGCCTCCCCGACGGGCTCGCGCGCCGGTACGGCCTGCTGGACCGCATCCCCGTACGCGATCGGCCGGTGGTGTTCGTCGGCCCGTACGAGCACCACTCCAACGAGCTGCCGTGGCGGGAGAGCATCGCCGAGACCGTCGTCATCGGCGAGGACCGGCGTGGCCAGATCGACCTGGCCGCGCTGCGCGCCGGGCTGGAACGGCACGCGGGCCGGCCGCTGATCGGCAGTTTCTCCGCCGCGTCCAACGTGACCGGCATCCTGTCCGACACCGACGCGGTGTCCGCGCTCCTGCACGAGCACGGGGCCCTGGCGTTCTGGGACTACGCGGCGGCCGGGCCGTACGTGCCGATCCGCATGGGGCCGAGCGCGCCGGGCCTGCGCGACCACAAGGACGCGATCTTCCTGTCCCCGCACAAGTTCATCGGCGGCCCGCAGACCCCCGGCGTGCTGGTGATGCGGCGCGACCTGGTGAGAGGCGGCGTACCTGCCGCGCCTGGCGGCGGCACCGTGCTGTTCGTGGACCCCGCGGGCCACCGGTACCTGGACGACCCGGTGGCCAGGGAGGAAGGCGGCACCCCGGCCATCGTCGAGTCGATCAGAGCGGGCCTGGTGTTCGGCCTGAAGCAGGCCGTCGGCACCGACGTCATCCAGGCCAGGGAGGAACGGCTGTGGCGCCGCGCGCTGGAGCGCTGGGCCCGCAACCCCGCCATCGACATCCTCGGCGACCGCGACGCGCGGCGGCTGCCGATCGTGTCGCTGCGCGTCCGGCACGGCGAGCAGTTCCTCCACCACAACTATGTCGTCGCCGTGCTCAACGACCTGCTCGGCGTGCAGGCGCGCGGCGGCTGCTCGTGCGCCGGGCCGTACGGCCACCGGCTGCTCGGCATCGGCGACGCGCGGTCCCTGGAGTTCCGCACCGAGATCGCGCGCGGCTGGGAAGGCGTCAAACCCGGCTGGGTCCGCGTCAACTTCAACTACTTCATCTCCGAAACCGTGTGCGACTACCTGATCGACGCCGTCGACCTGGTCGCCACCGCCGGCCACCGCCTGCTCCCCGACTACCGCTTCACCCCCACGACCGGCCTGTGGCGCCACAGGGACTCTCCCGCCACGCCACCCGCGAGCCTCGCCGACCTGCGGTACGACTCCCCCGCACCGGCCGCGGGCCGCGCGCCGGAGTCCGCGCTGCCGGCCCAGATGGACCAGGCCCGCGCGCTGCTGCGTTCCCGTCCCGACACGGTCGACCCACGGCCACCGGAGCTACCGGCCGGGTTCGAGCGGCTCCGGTGGTTCCCGCTGCCTGCCGCGTGCCTGGAGTGA
- a CDS encoding PASTA domain-containing protein: MNLAVGKETLEVVQVGPDSVWVVNNDTGVATRLPTDTLKPDRTERHPDAKGQLDLTTGGGETYTVDHRNGRLRKLDGKRGQPGEVTTPPVTAAVVDSKGTAWALSVTNGELLEIDGTTVKGRQRVTEPGESAALTLVSDLPVVYRQATGQAALHDAGGLRRQVDLGARDGLVSQPGTASPVVAVVVPSTGVLTTGDFNSRQARNIRLPGRAGHTFAAPVVHHGRVYVPDFTDLQVLIADLATGEVRAEKVPSPSNEFQLTVRDERVWVNDPQSTVTLTFDASGKKTSIDTSGEGGPSDKPLPTPTPTVQQDEQPPPARPVTPVTTAPRVSRPSAAPTPKDEVVPDVVGKPREQACARLRPKFRCLAVAESGEDAQGDTGVVLATDPPAGTRAARGSAVTVRYRGPVTVPAVVGVPAAQACEAVLKARLKCAQSAEGLAKAATQVGVVTKQDPKPDTPAATGTTVTVVSPAQVEVGSLQGRPVAEACAAVQQAGLACAQQEAGRGAPTGVVQTQTPAAGAGLAPGGTVTVTYLGEPLVPNLVGQAPDAACALLRQEALECAPNDNEITLDLNKVIKQDPPPGGRLAAGTKVTYTYESTAPTDLLRYKAPAPGRANFISPGGAGPAGWSSQSTLGKVYQPDQVNSVPGLVPIYRFSCQKAAQCHEPGSYYFSPGAGEHAGFVAEGPAFACFSDKPAGTKELFALMNGEGTWVWAVPGSFEYNHFKSTGFGGREFRICNIW; the protein is encoded by the coding sequence GTGAACCTCGCAGTAGGCAAGGAAACCCTTGAAGTGGTCCAGGTGGGGCCGGACTCCGTCTGGGTCGTCAACAACGACACCGGCGTCGCGACCCGCCTCCCCACCGACACCCTGAAGCCCGACCGGACCGAGAGGCACCCGGACGCCAAGGGACAGCTCGACCTCACCACCGGTGGCGGCGAGACCTACACCGTCGACCACAGGAACGGCCGGCTGCGGAAGCTGGACGGCAAGCGTGGTCAGCCGGGAGAGGTCACCACCCCGCCGGTCACCGCCGCCGTGGTCGACTCCAAGGGAACGGCCTGGGCCCTGTCCGTGACGAACGGCGAACTCCTGGAGATCGACGGCACCACCGTGAAGGGCCGTCAGCGGGTCACCGAGCCCGGCGAGTCCGCCGCGCTCACCCTGGTCTCCGACCTGCCGGTCGTCTACCGGCAGGCCACCGGTCAGGCGGCGCTCCACGACGCAGGCGGCCTGCGCAGGCAGGTCGACCTCGGCGCGCGCGACGGCCTGGTGTCGCAGCCGGGGACGGCGTCCCCGGTCGTCGCCGTCGTGGTGCCGAGCACCGGCGTGCTGACCACCGGCGACTTCAACTCCCGCCAGGCGAGGAACATCCGGCTCCCCGGCCGCGCGGGACACACCTTCGCCGCACCCGTCGTCCACCACGGACGCGTGTACGTCCCCGACTTCACCGACCTGCAGGTCCTCATCGCCGACCTCGCCACCGGCGAGGTGCGGGCCGAGAAGGTGCCGAGCCCCTCGAACGAGTTCCAGCTCACCGTGCGCGACGAGCGGGTCTGGGTGAACGACCCCCAGAGCACCGTCACCCTGACGTTCGACGCGAGTGGCAAGAAGACCAGCATCGACACCAGCGGCGAAGGCGGCCCGTCCGACAAGCCGCTCCCCACACCGACCCCGACCGTCCAGCAGGACGAGCAGCCGCCGCCGGCGAGGCCCGTGACGCCGGTCACCACCGCACCGCGCGTCTCCCGGCCGAGCGCCGCACCCACACCGAAGGACGAGGTCGTGCCGGACGTCGTCGGCAAGCCGCGCGAGCAGGCCTGCGCGCGGCTGCGTCCGAAGTTCCGCTGCCTGGCCGTCGCGGAGAGCGGCGAGGACGCGCAGGGGGACACCGGCGTCGTCCTCGCCACCGACCCTCCGGCGGGGACGCGCGCGGCGCGCGGCAGCGCCGTCACGGTCCGGTACCGCGGCCCGGTCACCGTCCCCGCCGTCGTCGGCGTCCCCGCCGCGCAGGCCTGCGAGGCGGTGCTCAAGGCGCGGCTCAAGTGCGCGCAGAGCGCGGAAGGCCTGGCCAAGGCGGCCACGCAGGTCGGTGTGGTGACCAAGCAGGACCCCAAGCCCGACACCCCCGCCGCCACCGGCACCACCGTCACCGTGGTCTCCCCGGCGCAGGTGGAGGTCGGTTCCCTCCAGGGACGTCCGGTCGCCGAGGCGTGCGCGGCCGTGCAGCAGGCGGGTCTCGCCTGCGCGCAGCAGGAGGCCGGCCGCGGGGCACCCACCGGCGTGGTCCAGACCCAGACCCCCGCGGCCGGGGCCGGTCTCGCGCCAGGCGGCACGGTCACCGTCACCTACCTCGGCGAACCTCTGGTGCCGAACCTCGTGGGCCAGGCCCCGGACGCGGCCTGTGCGCTGCTGCGCCAGGAGGCGCTGGAGTGCGCACCCAACGACAACGAGATCACGCTCGACCTGAACAAGGTCATCAAGCAGGACCCGCCGCCAGGCGGCCGGCTGGCGGCCGGGACGAAGGTGACGTACACCTACGAGTCCACGGCGCCGACCGACCTGCTGCGCTACAAGGCCCCCGCGCCGGGCCGCGCCAACTTCATCTCCCCCGGCGGCGCGGGACCGGCCGGGTGGAGCTCGCAGAGCACGCTCGGGAAGGTCTACCAGCCCGACCAGGTGAACAGCGTGCCGGGACTGGTTCCCATCTACCGGTTCAGCTGCCAGAAGGCCGCTCAGTGCCATGAACCCGGCAGCTACTACTTCTCACCCGGCGCGGGAGAGCACGCGGGATTCGTCGCGGAAGGACCGGCCTTCGCCTGCTTCTCGGACAAACCGGCCGGCACCAAAGAGCTGTTCGCGCTGATGAACGGCGAAGGCACCTGGGTGTGGGCCGTGCCGGGAAGCTTCGAGTACAACCACTTCAAGTCCACCGGTTTCGGTGGCAGGGAGTTCCGCATCTGCAACATCTGGTGA
- a CDS encoding FHA domain-containing protein, with product MTVMRVERRDHVVELTADDRLTFGRARDCTICLDPEDTGISRVAGAVAYDTGTWWLSNVSETRPLSTVDDLGFRSVLAPGRRVAVESLTKVLVDGSHHRHGLTLTPAATTAPPPAAVTPAPGTTPTATGAEVMISAADRLAMTALFMGYLEDPPRYDPHPKDYAAAASRLGWPRTTLVKRIEYLRTRLDAAGVPNMRGFNALANLAEYALSRGLVTREDLAALPR from the coding sequence ATGACCGTGATGCGGGTCGAAAGGCGGGACCACGTCGTCGAGCTGACCGCCGATGACCGCCTCACCTTCGGCCGTGCACGCGACTGCACGATCTGCCTGGACCCGGAGGACACCGGCATCTCCCGCGTCGCCGGCGCCGTCGCGTACGACACCGGCACCTGGTGGCTGTCCAACGTCTCGGAGACCCGGCCGCTCTCGACGGTCGACGACCTCGGGTTCCGCAGCGTGCTGGCCCCCGGCCGCCGCGTCGCCGTCGAGTCCCTCACCAAGGTCCTGGTCGACGGCTCGCACCACCGCCACGGCCTCACCCTGACCCCGGCCGCGACGACCGCTCCCCCGCCTGCCGCCGTCACCCCGGCACCCGGCACCACCCCCACGGCGACCGGCGCCGAGGTGATGATCAGCGCCGCCGACCGCCTGGCGATGACGGCGCTGTTCATGGGCTACCTGGAGGACCCGCCTCGGTACGACCCCCACCCCAAGGACTACGCCGCCGCCGCGTCCCGGCTCGGCTGGCCGCGCACCACTCTCGTCAAGCGCATCGAGTACCTGCGCACCCGGCTCGACGCGGCGGGGGTCCCCAACATGAGAGGGTTCAACGCGCTGGCCAACCTCGCCGAGTACGCGCTCAGCCGGGGCCTGGTCACCCGCGAGGACCTCGCCGCGCTCCCCCGCTGA
- a CDS encoding WXG100 family type VII secretion target produces MTVIGGEIPQLHSLNSNFQRQATAVDTLLRELRNELAGTYWRGGAADRFRASWSSEYEPALTRLSAALQDAASEVRRRAEALEQVGG; encoded by the coding sequence ATGACGGTCATCGGCGGCGAGATCCCCCAGTTGCACTCGCTCAACTCCAACTTCCAGCGGCAGGCCACCGCCGTGGACACCCTGCTGCGCGAACTGCGCAACGAGCTGGCGGGGACGTACTGGCGCGGCGGCGCGGCCGACCGCTTCCGCGCCTCGTGGAGCAGTGAGTACGAGCCGGCGCTCACCCGCCTGTCGGCGGCGCTGCAGGACGCCGCCTCCGAGGTGCGCCGCCGCGCCGAGGCGCTGGAGCAGGTCGGCGGCTGA